Genomic DNA from Thermus amyloliquefaciens:
GATCGGCTGTTCGGCCAAGACCCCCCACTACCTCAACCTCTACGGGGTCCACACCCTCCACGGCCGGGTCCTCCCCACCGCCCAGGGGGCCAAGCTGGCCAACCCCCACCTCACCGTGGTGGCGGTGGGCGGGGACGGGGATGGCCTCGGGATCGGGGCCGGGCACTTCGTGGCCGCGGGCCGGCGCAACGTGGACATGCTCTATATCCTCTACGACAACGAGGTCTACGGCCTCACCAAGGGGCAGGCGGGGCCCACCCTGGGCCTTGGGGAGAAGACCAAAAGCCTTCCCAAGCCCAACCCCCAGGGGCGCATCAACCCCCTGCTTCTCGCCTTCGCCTCGGGCTACACCTGGATTGGGCGGGGCTACGCCTACGACGTGAAGGGCCTGAAGGAGCTCATCAAGGAAGGCCTGGAGCACAAGGGCCTGGCCTTCCTCCACGTCCTCCAGCCCTGCCCCACCTACAACGACCTCCACACCAAGGAGTGGTTTGCCCCCCGCCTCTACAAGCTCCAGGAGGAGGGCTACGACCCCTACGTGCCCGAGGGGCTTCCCCCCGAGGAGCTGGACCGGAAGATGGCCAAGTTCCAGGAGAAGGCCACGGAGTGGGGGGAGAGGATCCCCATCGGGGTCTTCTGGAAGGCGGAGGTGCCCACCTTTGAGGAGCGCCTCAAGGCTTACCTTCCCCGCTACCCCGAGGTCTACCCGGCCTTGGGGCCCCAGGAGCCCCTGGACCTGGAGGGCCTGCTGAAGGAGTTCGCCCTCTAGGGCCGGATGAGCCGCTGGGGGGTGGCGATCAGGTCCACCCGGCGCTCCGGCGCCACGGGGAGTTTGGGGTAGA
This window encodes:
- a CDS encoding 2-oxoacid:ferredoxin oxidoreductase subunit beta, producing the protein MLEFKLADYKAEKQPDWCPGCGDYGILSALQMALFELRKDPSRTVVFSGIGCSAKTPHYLNLYGVHTLHGRVLPTAQGAKLANPHLTVVAVGGDGDGLGIGAGHFVAAGRRNVDMLYILYDNEVYGLTKGQAGPTLGLGEKTKSLPKPNPQGRINPLLLAFASGYTWIGRGYAYDVKGLKELIKEGLEHKGLAFLHVLQPCPTYNDLHTKEWFAPRLYKLQEEGYDPYVPEGLPPEELDRKMAKFQEKATEWGERIPIGVFWKAEVPTFEERLKAYLPRYPEVYPALGPQEPLDLEGLLKEFAL